The Xanthomonas indica sequence ACGCGCTGGCCGGCGCTGGCGTGCCTGCGGCCGGCGACAGGGCCTGGGCGAGGAACGCCGCCACCGGCCTGGCCCATACCGAGGGATCGGCCTGGGCGAAGGTTTTGTGGCCATCGTCGCCGAACGGCGGCAGCTCGACGAAGGCGACCGGCGGCGTCGAGCCGGCGCGGTAGGCCGTATACATGCGGTGCGCCAGTTCGTGCCGGAAGAAGTGATCGTTCTCGGCGTACAGCCATAGCTGCGGCAGCGTGTTGGCCGCGCCCAGGGTCTTCTCCGCCTCGATCAGGCGATCCTCGCCGGCGCAGATGACCTCCTTGCCGTTGCTGCCGCGCCCGCCGGCGAAGCTGATGACGCCGCGCACACCGGGTGGCGGCGCATCGGCCAGCGCCAACGCGCCGAGCCCGCCGGCGGATTGGCCGACCACGACGATGCGCTGCGGATCCACGCCGGGAAGGCGGGCGGCAGCCTTGACGATCGCCGCCTCCGCCGCGGCGATCTTGCGCCCGGCGACGACGAAATCGACGTCGTGGCAGTTGCCGGCGCCTTCCAGATAGCGGCCGCTGGAGGCGCCGTAGCCGGGCCGCAGCGCCACCACCACCATGTCGCCGTGGGCGGCGAACCAGCGTGCGGCGCGGGCGAAGCCGAGGCGGGTGTCGGCGAGCTTGCGCTTGTCTGCAGGCGTACCGTGGTG is a genomic window containing:
- a CDS encoding dienelactone hydrolase family protein, translated to MLKHLFAAAFAVAVLTLAAPPPAHAARVTDFRMPVVVQGVDYDLAARVYRPAGPGPFPLIVIHHGTPADKRKLADTRLGFARAARWFAAHGDMVVVALRPGYGASSGRYLEGAGNCHDVDFVVAGRKIAAAEAAIVKAAARLPGVDPQRIVVVGQSAGGLGALALADAPPPGVRGVISFAGGRGSNGKEVICAGEDRLIEAEKTLGAANTLPQLWLYAENDHFFRHELAHRMYTAYRAGSTPPVAFVELPPFGDDGHKTFAQADPSVWARPVAAFLAQALSPAAGTPAPASASR